ACAGAAGCACCGGTACCAGCCTGCTCGCAAGCTCGAACTCACGCGCGTCACGCTCAACTGAATCGGGCAGCCGATTGATCCACTCCAGCCCCTGCTGCAGATGCGCTTGAGCCTCGGCCACGGCGGCGCGCTCCAGCGACTGTCTGCCGGCGAGCGTCAGATACCGCACCGCCTTATCGGCGTTAGCGGCCTGGGTGAAGTGATGCACCAGCTCAGTCAGATGATCCTCGAGGCGGCCTGGGAACACCGATTCGATGGCTTCACCAGCGCGGTCGTGGAGCGCTCGGCGCCGCTCGTTCAGCAGCGAGCCTAACGCGACCTCCTGCGTCAGCGCGTGCTTGAAGATAAATTCGACCTCGCCCACCGCCGGCTGCTCGTAGATGAACTCGGCGAGCTGAAGCGCGGCGAGCATGCGATTGAGTTCCTCGTCAGATTTCGCGACTACCAGCCGCAGCAGACCCAAGCTGAACTCTCTTCCGATGACGGCCAGCGTCTGGAGCAGGTCCTTCACGTCGGCCGGCAGCCGGTCGATGCGCGCCGCGAGAATGCCCTGCACCGTCGGTGGAATCCTTAGCTGGTTAAGCGACTTGGCCAGTTTCACCGTTCCGTTGCGGACCAGCGCGCCGTCCTCGAACATCGACTGGACGATCTCCTCCATGAACAGTGGGTTGCCTTCGGTCTTCTCGACGATGACCCGCTTGAGCGGGTCCAGATCCTGGCCGTCACCGAGCATCGCCGACAGCATTTCCTCAGCCCTCTCCTGTCCCAGAGGATCGAGCCGCACCTGCGTGTAGTAGGTCTTGCCGCTCCACTGATGCGAATACTCAGGACGGTAATTGACCAGCAGCAGCACCTTCGCGGTGCCGATCGAATCGGCGAGCAGGTTCAGCAGCGCCTGCGTCTCGTCATCGATCCAGTGCAGGTCCTCGAATATCACCATCAGCGGCTGGTTGAGCGACTCGCGCAACAGAATCCGCTTGATCGCCTCCAGCGTGCGCCGCTTCTTCACCTGCCCGTCCATCCGGGCCAGCGGGTCGTCACCCTCGACGATGCCGAGCAACGCGAATAAGTACGGCAGCGTGTCCTCGAGGCTCCGGTCGAGCGCCACCACGCGACCGGTGACCTTCTCGCGCCGCTTGCGAAGGTCATCGCCGGCGTCGATGGCTAAGTAGCCGTGCAGCAGCCCGATCACGGGCAGATACGCCGATGCTTTCTGGTGCGAGACCGAGAACGTCTCCAGCACCATCCAGCCCGACTGCGAGACCGCCTTGAACTCGAACAGCAGGCGCGATTTGCCGACACCCGGCTCAGCCATCGCCGCGACCATCTGACCCCTTCCGGCGCGCGCTTGCTCCGCCGCATGCTTCATCGCGTCCAGCTCGCGCTGCCGTCCGACGAATTTGTTGTAGCCACGTCCTGCCGAGCGTTGCAGCCGCGTGCGCAGCGGACCCAGCCCGGTCACCTCATAGACGTTGACTGGCTCGCTGACGCCTTTGACCTTCGTCGGACCGAGTGCCGTAAAGGCGAAGTAACCCTCGCACAGCTTCCTGACCTGCTCCGTCGCCGCGATCGAACCAATCGGAGCCAGTGCCTGCATTCGCGCGGCCAGACTGGTCGAGTGACCAATCGGTGCGTACTCGCCGTGCTTCTCGCCCGTCCGGATCTCACGCACCACCACCTCTCCCGTGTTCACTCCGACCCGGACCTGAATCGGTAAGCGACCTTCGGCGCGGGTGCGATCGGAGTACCGCTTCAGCTCCTGCTGCATCCGGAGTGCAGCGAGAAGCGCGCGCTGCGGATGGTCTTCGTAAGCGACTGGTGCGCCGAACAGCGCGAAGATCCCGTCGCCAGTGGGCTGGGCGACATAACCGCCATAGTGATGGACGGCGTCGATCATCAGCTTGACCGCCGGATCCACGATGGCGCGCGCTTCCTCGGGGTCGAGGTCCTCAATCAGCTCCATCGACCCTTTGATGTCGGCGAACAGCGCGGTGACGGTCTTGCGCTCACCCTGGAGAATATCAGGACTGGACGTCTCGGCTACTCGAATCTGAGGCTCGTCGGACTTTGTGGGGGCCGCAATAGGTGTTCCAAGCAAAGTCCCACAATCGCCGCAGAATTTTTCACCAGGCTGAGTTGCAGCGCCGCATCGTGGACACTTGGCTGCAAGCAGAGAGCCGCATTGGGTGCAGAACTTACGCCCCTCGAGGTTTTCAGCTCCGCACTTCGCGCAGCGCATGGTGGTTACAGGCCCCCGCTCGCAAGACGGTCCAGATTAGGCCTGTTCAGCACGTACCGCAAAAGCTCGAATTGCGTAGGTCGGACCGACCGCCGTGCTTTGGATCCCGTCCACTTTCCCCAGCGAGAAAAGCACGCGGTTTCGTTCTCGCGATCTAGAGTGCGGCACCCACAAAGACAATTGAAGCAATCGATTTGCTCTACGCCCCCAGCAAGCAGAAACGATTATCAATTTTATGGCGGATAAGCCGAAATCGAGGGGTGGATCCAACCCGCGCCTGATTATCTAGGATGCTAATGATATCCGCCAATTTTCCGGATCTATATGCGCCATTTGTTGTGGAATGGAATTTTTTTCGGGCACTGCCGCGCATACCAAAAAATGCTGCCAAGATTGGGGAAATACGGCGAAATAAAATATCTGGGAATTTCGGCCGGGATTTATTTTCCGGGAGTTATTTTTTTCCGGCGGCGGCGACGAAACGATTAACCGGTCCGCTCGGCGCGGCGCGGAGGCTCAGAGCCAGGCTTGGCGCCAATGCGTGCCCCCTGGCCGGGGGGTGGTCGGACGTGCGACCGGGGCGTGTTCTTAAGCCGGAGGACAAGTCGGCCGAAGCGGCCGAAATGCCCCGAATTCAAGGCTGGCGGGTATCAAATGTGGGTATCAAGACCCGGGAGAAAGGCGGGTTATCGGGGA
The window above is part of the Candidatus Binataceae bacterium genome. Proteins encoded here:
- a CDS encoding adenylate/guanylate cyclase domain-containing protein, which gives rise to MLGTPIAAPTKSDEPQIRVAETSSPDILQGERKTVTALFADIKGSMELIEDLDPEEARAIVDPAVKLMIDAVHHYGGYVAQPTGDGIFALFGAPVAYEDHPQRALLAALRMQQELKRYSDRTRAEGRLPIQVRVGVNTGEVVVREIRTGEKHGEYAPIGHSTSLAARMQALAPIGSIAATEQVRKLCEGYFAFTALGPTKVKGVSEPVNVYEVTGLGPLRTRLQRSAGRGYNKFVGRQRELDAMKHAAEQARAGRGQMVAAMAEPGVGKSRLLFEFKAVSQSGWMVLETFSVSHQKASAYLPVIGLLHGYLAIDAGDDLRKRREKVTGRVVALDRSLEDTLPYLFALLGIVEGDDPLARMDGQVKKRRTLEAIKRILLRESLNQPLMVIFEDLHWIDDETQALLNLLADSIGTAKVLLLVNYRPEYSHQWSGKTYYTQVRLDPLGQERAEEMLSAMLGDGQDLDPLKRVIVEKTEGNPLFMEEIVQSMFEDGALVRNGTVKLAKSLNQLRIPPTVQGILAARIDRLPADVKDLLQTLAVIGREFSLGLLRLVVAKSDEELNRMLAALQLAEFIYEQPAVGEVEFIFKHALTQEVALGSLLNERRRALHDRAGEAIESVFPGRLEDHLTELVHHFTQAANADKAVRYLTLAGRQSLERAAVAEAQAHLQQGLEWINRLPDSVERDAREFELASRLVPVLLYLKGFSAHETREAAARAVALAEKGGNLAQLIMQLFWTEIGAWNSGDISGSAALADQILDLAQREGSPTSLGFAHNAQLTVRFYLGDLVGAEEHFARWSLCRDRGGDVQVPVFNIFPFGLAAFSAWMMGHAEKARERIAQMFAVARDSKNPINMAAGRLFEGSLYKLLRDPQRVEAATTHALALSEEHGFVTDWSRIYLGWARAQLGSAGEGVSLIRHGLAGLVESARRGITNYLTCMAEAQALDGTIDDALATIGEALQANPGELLYRPDALNCRGELRFKIAQMELAEADLREAIALAQKMRARAWELRATTSLARLLAKQGKRDEACATLAEVYNWFTEGFDTADLKDAKALLDELSNSH